Below is a genomic region from Rhizobium sp. 007.
GTAAGAAGCGTTGCAAACCGCCATCACACCCCGCTGAAACGGAATTGCCCATGCTCAGTCGTCCGCACATCAAGCTGTCGAGCGTCGCCACCCTCCTTGTCGCGGTGGGCGGCGTACTGGTCGCACTGAAGGGCACGCATGGAGACACGCCAGACGGATCAGTGGAGACTGAGCTCGAGGCTGGGCGAGGAAGGGGCGCAAGCGTCCCCGAGGCGATACCTGTGAAGGGCCTGCGCGATGTCTTTTGGCGGGTGGTTCACGAAGTCATCGATGATCGTGTGACACTCATAGCAGCCGGAGTGACGTTCTACCTCTTGTTGGGTCTGTTCCCCTCGCTGTCGGCACTCGTCGCGCTTTACGGGCTGATTGCAGATCCGGCCACCATGGCTGACCATCTCCGGGAACTGTCAGGACTGCTTCCGCCGGGCGCGTTCGATCTCATCGCCGATCGCATCAAGAGCCTCGCCGAAAGCCGCGATTCGACGCTGGGCATCACTTTCTTCGTTGGCCTTGCCATCGCCCTGTGGAGCACGCATAGCGGGACGCTGGCGATCTTCGATGCGATGAACGTGGCCTATGAAGAAAAGGAAAAGCGGGGACTGGTCAAGCTTAACCTCGTAGGGCTGTGCTTCACTTTCGGCGCGATGCTCTCTGCCGCCACAATAATAGGACTGGTCGCTGTCATGCCTGTGGTGCTTTCCTATCTTTGGCTCGACCTATTCAAGGAGCACATGGCCCTGCTTCTGAGGTGGCCGTTGTTGCTTTTGATCGCAGCCGCAGCGACCACCGCCGTATACCGCTTCGGTCCGAGCCGCGAGCCCGCCAAGCTCCGATGGATGACGTGGGGTGCCTTTCTCGTGACCTTTTCATGGTTTGCGATGTCGGTCGGATTTTCGTTCTATCTCAACCACTTTGCCAACTACGACGCGACCTACGGCACCCTCGGTGCGCTGATCGGTTTCCTGGTCTGGATTTGGCTGTCGATCGTCATCCTGATCGTGGGAGGCGAGCTGAATGCCGAGCTGGAACACCAGACGGCGAAGGACACTACCACGGGGGCACCATTGCCGATGGGATCACGCGGAGCCTATGTGGCGGACACTCTCGGCGAGACCGCAGACCGGCTGCGCTGACCAGCAGGGACGCCGCCTTGCAGCGATACTAATGGCTCCGATCGCTGCTTCCTTGGGAAAATGACTGTTAACCGCCTCGGCAGGCTTGGCATCATGGAAGACGCTCTTGACGAATCCACTACCCTCGGAACGCTTTCGACGCGGTATCGACTTGACCCGGAAAGGGCCTCATTGGTCCGGAGCGATCGGGGTAATGCGATCTCCTGCGACCAACCTTAAAGGTTTGACTTTCCAAGGAAGAAACGGACCATCTCGCTCGTGGCATTAGGCCCATACGGGTCGGTGTATGAACCGCCTTCATGGCCGCCTGACCAAGCGTGACCAGCACCCTCTACCAGCCAGTACTCCAGCATTGGCGGCTCCTCCGCATCTGTGACAATTGTTCTCTTATAGGTCCGTCCGCCAGCGGAACGGCCGGTTTTCGTTCGGGTGAAGCTGTCGGCGCCTGGCGGACTGGCCGCCGCAACGATCCGTTCGCCGTTGGATGGATGGACGGTCAGGTCTGCGGCGCCCTGGAAGACGATCGTGCGGACAGGGTACGCCACGTTAGCGCGCCGTTTCGAGGGTGATAGCAAACTTGCGTCCCCGCGCATGACGGAAAATGCGGACATAACGTCGTTGGCCGAACCATAGGCTAGCCCGGAATGGATACCCACGGCTGCGAAGAGATCGGGATAAGTCTCGCCCATGACGGCCGCCATTGCGCCGCCGGCCGACAACCCTGCAACGAAAACCCGGCTGCGATCGAGGTGAAACTCGGACATCAGCTCCATGGTGATCCCCGCAATGATTAAAGGTTCTCCAGCACCGCGCATCTGGTCCGCTGGCCTGAACCAATTCCAGCAGGACGAGGCGTTGTCCGCCCCGGTCTGGCCAGGATAGGCGATTATCAGGCCGTGCGTCTCGGCGACGGCATTCATGCCTGTTCCTGAAGCGAAGTCGTCGGGGTTTTGCTTACAACCGTGAAGCATAACAACCAGGCCGCGCGGTCGATCGGAAACGGACGCGGGAACATAGAGCTTGTAGCTTCGCGAGCCCGCCGCGCAGGTGAAGGATCGCGCCGTGAACCGCGCCCCGTCTGGAACCGTGGGCGAGGGGCCATGTTTCGGCACGCCGGAGAAGCTCCTGCCAGGCATCGATTCAAACGCACTGGCAGCCAGTCGTCCCTCCCGCAAGATCCGTAGTATCTCCTCGAGCGGTCTTCGTAACCTTTGCGACGGCGCGACACCGCTAATCCTGTCAGTGGTTTCATCGGCCTGCTTTGTTTCCGCCTCGATAGTCTCAGCGTCAGGATCGACTGGAAAGGGTTTCGGACGACGCACTGGTGGAGGTGGCGTGATGTCCGGATTTGAGCTGCCGGCGCCGGAGGCCGGATGACCAGAAAGTGCATCCTGGATCACGCGGGTCGCCTCGGCGAGGTTCAAGGCGCGTGTGGACGATGTGGCGCGGCGCATGGTGGTGAAGAAATCGTCGTTCATGGACCTATCCTTGTTTGGTCGGGATGCAGCCCTAGCGAATGCGTTCCGCCAGCGTTGATTTCAGTTCGCTGCTGGCCTGAAGCGCGCCGAGCACGGTGATGGATTCGATTGTTGCCAAGGCGAGTTCGGGTGTTACGTCGGGGGCGATGCGGACAAGTCCGAGCACCTTAATGTGAAGCCTTTCGCCGGCTGCCCTCACGGCCTCTAGATCGGCCCTGCTATAGTCGCGCAGCCCTAACTCCAACGTATGCCGGATAGTCGACTGTTTGACCGCCTCCCCCTCCGCTGTCAGCTGGTTGCGGATTGCGGTGCGGATGAAGTCGGTGCGATTGGAGTAGAACCCCTCCTGCACGAGAAGGTCGATCCGGCCGAGGTCGATATAGCCAAGATTGACCGTGATCTTCTCCGACTCGCCAGCCTTGTCGCGGAGCTTGTAAACATTATCAGCCATCGGCTTCTCCATCCAATCAGATGGTATATAGATGGTAGTAGGATGGTTTACAAGGCTTGCGGTCTTATGGCGTCTGCCTCGGGAGCATTTCTGTTGGGCGGGGCGGCGGCAAAGCGAATTCGCGCAGTCGGTGTGCGCGTCCTTGCCTCAAAAGACGCTTCTTGAGCGGCTTCTCGCAGCTTCGCGCCGCGCCACAGGTCCGCGATGCTGTCCGATACGCAGCCTCGGAGTGGACGCATCGGTTGGGGGCTCCAACGGGATCAACAGCAGCACATCCGTGAGCCGTCGCAGACCCGCCCTCGACGTAAGCACGACCGCCAGCATCGGCGGATCGAACGGAGTCAACGCTGATGTCGACGCGAACATCGGAGGCTCGCGCCTGGCCACCGCAGCAGCAAGGCTTGGAGTTTCGGAAGATGCTCCTGTCCAATCCACTCTCGGGACGCTTTCGGAAGGCGCTGCGGCCACGAGTGGTGTGGGGGCGGGCGGCATTCCTCGCAGCACGTCCATGGCCTTGAGCGAGATGTCTACGGCAGATAAAGCCAAGGCAAAATTGCGCTGCAAGGACGTCTTGAGCTCGCCGAACGTCGTCGGCCTTCTGCCGACGGTGAAGCGGACGCCTATCTTGAATTCGACAGTGCCACTCCATTTTCTCCCGTGGAAGACGGTGACCTTTCATTTCGGTTGGCGCTGACGAGCAATGAAACACTCGACCTTGCGACCAACCCTATCTGCGCGGGGTGTCTGGCCGCAGCCTTGCTCGACCTGATATCGAAGAGGGGAGATTTTGTAGTCGACCTAACGATCTGGGACGCAAGAAGCGGGGAGCAGCTTGTAAAGCTCAAGCCTTGACGAGCCACACGCGCAAAAGCGGCGCCGTGACCGCAAAAGTGGTTATCATCGAAATGCAAGAACCTAGTCTTCTCGGAGCCGACGCTGATCGCCCAGATCGAGTTCCGGACTGGAAACTATGGCGGCAGTTGCCGCCACGCATCCTATAAAGGCCTTCGTGAGGTTTAGGATCACGCCGCGATCTTCGACATCAGCGGGTGCATAGACCTATTTTCGCGTTTGCGCTGACGAAGATGAATTTTCCCGGTCGCCTCTTGAACACAAGCTCGCCGCGCCAGCTCTGGTGTCAGAGTAACTCGTTAAGAATCGATTTAAAAATTCGGGAAATCGCGCGCTATCGGCGTTGCTGCTCCAAGGCGAAGTTCGCGAAGCAGCTCTTCGGATTTCGTCCCCGGCTATGGCATAGCCCATCGCGGCCATCGATCCCCTCGGCGAAAACGCCATGTCTTTCAGCGACGAGTGGTCTTTCGCCGCTATCTCCAGATAGTTCTCGATGCGCAAGATGCGCTTCAACCCTCCTTGCCACCTACGAGGAGGGTTGAACTCGAAGCCGGTTAGATGGCGGTCCGCCGGTACCGGTCGCGCTCTTGCGCGATCTGCTCAGGGGCGTATGGATCGAGCGTGTCGTCGAACCGGGTCCATCCCTGTTCGTTATAGGCACGCCGACGTTCGACCGGGTCGACCCAGTTTGAACCCTGCAGAATAGCCTGCGCCTCCGAGGCGCGGGCGTCGTCGACCTTGGCCGTGACCAAGCTTCCACCGCGGCGGACACCTTCGGCATAGAGGTGGGCATCATCTTCCGAGACGCCGGAGTCGGTGAGTGCACCGATCAGGCCACCAGCGGCACCACCAGCGACGGCGCCGGCGACAGCCCCAGCTGCAGTCGCGGCAAGCCAGCCTGCGGCAACCACCGGTCCGACACCAGGAATGGCCATCAGGCCCAGTCCGGCGAGTAGGCCCCCAGCGCCACCGACGGCAGCGCCAATGCCGGCGCCGGTCGCGGCATCCTCGCCAACGTCAGAGTCGCGATCGATGCGGCCAGCCTTGTTGGAGACGATACTGATGTCGTTTGAGGGGACGCCTGCCGCTTCCAATTTGTTGACGGCGGAGCGAGCGTCCGAGTAGTCGTCGAAAAGTCCGGTTACAGTTCTCATCATGCTTCTCCTTGGGTTACTTGGCGACGATGTTGCCTTGATAATCAAGGGCAATGGAGACGGCTTTGCCGTCCTTCATGCCGGAGGCCATCCAGATCCCCTTGTCGTCGAGCTTGAGATCCTTGACGTCGGTGTAGCCCGCTTCCGCAATGCGATCCTTCGCCTGAGCTTCGGTAAAGCTGTTGGCACCCTCAACGGGCGCAGTCGGATTTTTGGTGTCTGGGGTTGCAACTGCAGGTGTATTTCCATCCGGAGATGGAGCCGGCGGTGTTTGAGCATAGGCTGCGACGGCAGAGGCGCCAAGAATTGCCGCTGCCAACATGATCTTCTTCATATGGTGTTTCCTCCATTTTGCGGATCAGGCAGATCCATGCGCTGAAAACCCACAGAAGAGTTTTTTGTTCCTTGCCGCAGCAGGAAGTATGCAATTGATTTTTTTTAATATATGGCGACGAGACTCCAATCGGATTATCTCTTCGGGGGCCAAGGCAAAACGAGCGGACAACAAGGCGTGCAGTAACCGATCCATTGGGCAGAGCAAAGAAGCCTCAGATAGGCAATAGGACCTCCAACCCCTAAAGTTGTGCTTCATACGCACGCTGGAGGTGAAGGCGAGAGATTTTTCACAGGGCTAAAGAGTCTCGGGACGGCGGAACCATTCCTGCGGCTGCCGGTTAATTCGCCGAGGTCGCGGCGTGCCAATCGGACGCGACGGAGATGGTGAACGCACCGGGTTTTCCGATTTC
It encodes:
- a CDS encoding YihY/virulence factor BrkB family protein yields the protein MLSRPHIKLSSVATLLVAVGGVLVALKGTHGDTPDGSVETELEAGRGRGASVPEAIPVKGLRDVFWRVVHEVIDDRVTLIAAGVTFYLLLGLFPSLSALVALYGLIADPATMADHLRELSGLLPPGAFDLIADRIKSLAESRDSTLGITFFVGLAIALWSTHSGTLAIFDAMNVAYEEKEKRGLVKLNLVGLCFTFGAMLSAATIIGLVAVMPVVLSYLWLDLFKEHMALLLRWPLLLLIAAAATTAVYRFGPSREPAKLRWMTWGAFLVTFSWFAMSVGFSFYLNHFANYDATYGTLGALIGFLVWIWLSIVILIVGGELNAELEHQTAKDTTTGAPLPMGSRGAYVADTLGETADRLR
- a CDS encoding PHB depolymerase family esterase — its product is MNDDFFTTMRRATSSTRALNLAEATRVIQDALSGHPASGAGSSNPDITPPPPVRRPKPFPVDPDAETIEAETKQADETTDRISGVAPSQRLRRPLEEILRILREGRLAASAFESMPGRSFSGVPKHGPSPTVPDGARFTARSFTCAAGSRSYKLYVPASVSDRPRGLVVMLHGCKQNPDDFASGTGMNAVAETHGLIIAYPGQTGADNASSCWNWFRPADQMRGAGEPLIIAGITMELMSEFHLDRSRVFVAGLSAGGAMAAVMGETYPDLFAAVGIHSGLAYGSANDVMSAFSVMRGDASLLSPSKRRANVAYPVRTIVFQGAADLTVHPSNGERIVAAASPPGADSFTRTKTGRSAGGRTYKRTIVTDAEEPPMLEYWLVEGAGHAWSGGHEGGSYTDPYGPNATSEMVRFFLGKSNL
- a CDS encoding CopG family transcriptional regulator, with the protein product MADNVYKLRDKAGESEKITVNLGYIDLGRIDLLVQEGFYSNRTDFIRTAIRNQLTAEGEAVKQSTIRHTLELGLRDYSRADLEAVRAAGERLHIKVLGLVRIAPDVTPELALATIESITVLGALQASSELKSTLAERIR
- a CDS encoding general stress protein, which translates into the protein MRTVTGLFDDYSDARSAVNKLEAAGVPSNDISIVSNKAGRIDRDSDVGEDAATGAGIGAAVGGAGGLLAGLGLMAIPGVGPVVAAGWLAATAAGAVAGAVAGGAAGGLIGALTDSGVSEDDAHLYAEGVRRGGSLVTAKVDDARASEAQAILQGSNWVDPVERRRAYNEQGWTRFDDTLDPYAPEQIAQERDRYRRTAI
- a CDS encoding PepSY domain-containing protein, yielding MKKIMLAAAILGASAVAAYAQTPPAPSPDGNTPAVATPDTKNPTAPVEGANSFTEAQAKDRIAEAGYTDVKDLKLDDKGIWMASGMKDGKAVSIALDYQGNIVAK